The DNA region ATTACAATGCTGAACTGAGATTCGAGGGTCAACCTATACCAGCGATGCAAAGCCTCGATGAGGGGGACCGTGTTATTTATCTCGGTTCTTTTTCAACAGTGTTGGCACCTGGCATACGCATCAGTTTCATGGTATTGCCAAGTGTATTAAATCAACATTATGCCAAGAATATTGAATATTTCTCCCAGACAGCGTCTAAGTTAGAACAGTTGGCATTATCAAAACTCATTGAGTCAGGAGATTTTGATCGGCATGTCAGAAAAATTAGAAATTATTATGCAAAGAAACAAGGGAATGTGTTAAAATATATAAAAGCACATTTACCAAAAGAGGTTATTCCCGAACATGGGAAGGCTGGCTTGCAGATTATGTTGAAGCTGCCTGACGGATGGAATGAGGCAGGGGTAGTTAGGGCTTGTGAGAATAATGGCATCGGCATAAGTGGTTTGGGTATTTATAGAAGTATTAATAAAAAACCGTCAAAACCCTATCTCATCTTAGGTTATCGTGGTATAGATGAGAAGAGGATGGAAGGCGGCATCAAGGAACTGGGGAAGGTATTAATGATGTATAAGGAGACTTATGATGAAAAGAGCCCTATTGGTAAACGATTCCTTATTTGAAAGCTTAATATTAAAAGATCTACTTTTACAGCTTAACTATGAAGTTGAGCTTGCAGACGAGTACGATGCTCTATACCAAGTGGAACAGTTTGAGCCAGAACTCATTGTGGTAAACTATATTATGCATGAAATACGTGGCGACCAGCTTATTGAACAAATAAAAAAGGACAAACCGGATATGATTTGTCTACTTTCTTCAAGCAGTATGATTCAAAAAGATGAAGTTAAGAAAAATATATTAGACGGTGTTTTAAGAACACCGGTAAGCATGTTTACTTTGAAGGATCTCTTAAGGAGAATCGATGCCAGTATTTCAAAAACAATAATGGAGAAAAAAATAAACAGGCGTGAAGGTGAAGAAAGATTCTGTGACCATTGTAATGCTGATATCTCAGCCTTTAACCTTCATATCGTATTTTGTCCCTTCTGTGGTGAAGAACTATAGATAGGAATTAGTCAGCCTTTTTGAGCGAGTATCGGAACTTCATACGATATGGCATATAAAAACCAGTATTTTGCACCAATGCAAAATACTGGTTTATTTAATAATGATTCTATTTTTGCCGGTATGCTTTCCTTCATATAAAGCTTCGTCGATACGGTTTAGGATCGATATGTACTTCTCATTGGGCTTGAAATCAGACAGCCCACAGGTTAGCGTTAGCTTGAAACTATATTTATCATATGTGAAGGTATGTGCATCAACTGTGTTTAAGATTCTTTCCATAATAGGTAGAGCGGATTCTTTGGTGGTGTGAGGCAAGACCAACAAGAACTCTTCACCACCCCATCGTGATAAATAATCATAATCACGAATTTTGGACTGGATAAGTGTTACAACTTCATTCAAGGTATAGTCCCCGCAAGGATGACCGTATTGATCATTGACCAACTTAAAATCATCAATGTCAAACAAGGCAAGGGAAATTGAAGTCTGATCCAGTTGATGATCAAGTAGAAGTTCCTTTAAAGTGGATTGTATAAAGCGACGGTTATAGAGGCCGGTTAAATGGTCTCTTGAAGCCAAGTATTCGGAGTGTTCTTTTTCTTCTTTTAGCTTGGTATTAATGGATTCTAACTCTTGAATATAACTATTTAGAAGTTTACGATTGTAGACATGATCAAGTTGATTGGTGATTCTAGATTCTAAGATGGTTTCATTAAAAGGTTTTGTGACATAATCGTTGCCTCCCAGTTGGAAGCCTGTCACAATATCATTTTGATCATTGTTAGAAGTAATGAAAATAATCGGTATGTGATAGGTATCAGGTGTATTACGGACATGTTTACAAACATCGTAACCGCTACAACCGGGAAGGTGGACGTCCAGCAATATTAAGTCAGGTTTGTTTTCTCTTAATAAGCCTATGGCTTCTAGGCCATTAAAAGCACATATATATTCATAATGGTTTTTGATCATGAGATCCGTTAAGTACTTTTGGTATAGCTTGCTGTCCTCAACAATCATAATCTTAAAAATCTTTTCCACTGTGTTTCCGCCTCTCGAAATCTGTTCTTATATATTCTATCGACATTTTGTAAAAATTACAATAGCATCATGAAAATTAATATAAATAATATAGGACAATACTAATATATTGTGGGTATACAAAAACTTTTACAATAAAAATTAATATGGTATAATTGGTTTTAGTATTATAACATATAGTTGAACTTTCGCGTACAACATATAGATGAACGACTACCGGCAGTTTTTAGGTAGATTTAGAGACTATTATTTAAGCTACCTAAGCGACAATGAGCTAGTATAATTTAGGGGTATTTTTTGGTGAGATATTTATCATGACGTGTTTATAAATATCAGGAGGTAATTTCTTGGAGAAACATTTAAAAATCGGTTTAGATATTGGATCGACGACAGTAAAGATGGTTGTTTTAAGTAGCCAGGGCGTGATGTTATATAGTAAATATAAAAGACATTTATCAGATATTAAGAGCACAGTTCTGTCTATGATGGGCAGAGCATATGAGCATTACCCAGAAGCTATGATTAGTATTCTTACAACGGGCTCAGGTGGCCTCTCAGTTTCTAAATGGCTGGATGTTGGATTTATACAAGAAGTCGTAGCATGCGCAAAAACAGTGGAACATCTCATACCAAAAACAGATGTTGCCATTGAGCTTGGTGGTGAAGATGCAAAAATCACCTATTTTGAAAGTGGTTCAATCGACCAACGTATGAATGGTACCTGTGCCGGTGGGACAGGCGCTTTTATTGACCAAATGGCATCCTTATTACAGACGGATGCTATGGGGCTTAATGAACTTGCAAAATCATATAAGGTTATTCACCCAATTGCTGCACGATGTGGTGTCTTTGCAAAGACAGACATCCAACCTCTCATCAATGAAGGGGCTGCAAAAGAAGACATCGCTGCTTCCATTTTCCAAGCGGTGGTCAATCAGACCATCAGTGGATTGGCATGTGGTAAACCTATTCGCGGACATGTTGCTTTTTTAGGTGGACCGCTATACTTCTTATCAGAGCTTAGAAACCGTTTCGTGGATACCTTAAAACTTACAAAAGAACAAACCATCATACCGGATCATTCTCAACTTTTTGTTGCGACAGGAGCCGCTATGGCTGCTGCTACAGAAACACCATTAAGGTTTGAAGAACTTTATTTTAGAGTCAAGCATCTAAAAGCATCCGGTATTAATGAGGTTGCAAGACTTCAAAAACTATTTGAATCAGAAGAAGATTTTGACAATTTTAATAAGAGACATCAACAAGACAAAGCTGTAAAAGGTAATCTTGAAACTTACATCGGTGACTGTTATTTAGGAATAGATGCAGGTTCAACCACAACCAAGTTGGTCCTTATTGATAATCAAGGTCAGCTTCTTTATGATTACTATGGCAGCAATCAAGGGAAGCCTTTGGCTCTGTGTAGAGAAATCTTAATGGAAATATATGAAAAAATGCCTAAGGGTACAAAGATAAAAAGTAGTTGCGTTACTGGATACGGCGAAGGGTTGATTAAAGAAGCCTTACATATGGATATCGGAGAAATTGAGACAATGGCGCACTTCAAAGCAGCCGAATTCTTTTTGCCAGGTGTAGAATTCATCTTAGATATCGGTGGACAGGACATGAAGTGTCTGCGTATCAGAGACGGTGTTATTGATGACATATTATTAAATGAGGCATGCTCTTCCGGATGTGGTTCTTTTCTCGA from Petrocella atlantisensis includes:
- a CDS encoding response regulator, yielding MMKRALLVNDSLFESLILKDLLLQLNYEVELADEYDALYQVEQFEPELIVVNYIMHEIRGDQLIEQIKKDKPDMICLLSSSSMIQKDEVKKNILDGVLRTPVSMFTLKDLLRRIDASISKTIMEKKINRREGEERFCDHCNADISAFNLHIVFCPFCGEEL
- a CDS encoding GGDEF domain-containing response regulator; this encodes MEKIFKIMIVEDSKLYQKYLTDLMIKNHYEYICAFNGLEAIGLLRENKPDLILLDVHLPGCSGYDVCKHVRNTPDTYHIPIIFITSNNDQNDIVTGFQLGGNDYVTKPFNETILESRITNQLDHVYNRKLLNSYIQELESINTKLKEEKEHSEYLASRDHLTGLYNRRFIQSTLKELLLDHQLDQTSISLALFDIDDFKLVNDQYGHPCGDYTLNEVVTLIQSKIRDYDYLSRWGGEEFLLVLPHTTKESALPIMERILNTVDAHTFTYDKYSFKLTLTCGLSDFKPNEKYISILNRIDEALYEGKHTGKNRIIIK